A window of Dehalococcoidia bacterium genomic DNA:
GCACGAAGAGGAACTCGTCGCCGCCAAAGCGGGCTACCGTGTCCCCGCGGCGGCAACTCGTCCTCGCCAGATGGGCGAGCCTGATGAGGACGTCGTCGCCCGCCTGGTGGCCGTACTCGTCGTTTACTCGTTTCAGCCCGTCTACGTCGGCCATCACGATGCTGAGGGGCGTGCCGCTCCGAAGGGCCCGGGCGATTTCCGCGTCCATGACCTCTTCTGCGTAACGACGGTTGGGTATGCCGGTAAGGGCGTCCGTCCGGGCCAACCGGTGCTGGATTTCAACGCTGGCCTGAAGCTGTTCCGCGTATAGCCGCAGTTGTTCCTCGGAATCGGCGAGCTTCTTATACATCTGCATCGCCTTCAAGGCTGTGGCCGCCTGCGTAGCCACGCTCTGCAGGAACTGCACCTCCTCTTTGGGAAAGCTGCGGGGACGAAAACTCGCCAGTCCCAGCGTCCCCAGGACTTCATCGTTGAAGATGAGAGGGAAGCGCGCAGTGGAGACCACCATGAGGAACTGCCAGAACCTGCGGCCCGCTTCGTGCACCCGCTCGTCGTGCTGCGCGTCCGGCATCAAGACCGGCTGCCGCGTGGATATCGATTCGAGGGCGGGCCAGTCCGGCACCGATTCGAGCATCTCCCTCCATTCGGCGTAGAGGGAGCTCTCCTCCCAGCGTGTGCCGTTTATCACCCGTGTGGTCAGTTTCTGCGTCGTTTCGTCCCAGAGGTCGAGGCTCACCAGCTCGTAGTCAAGTGATTCGGCGACGGCCGTCGCCACCTTCTCCAGCGTGGCATCCGTGTCCTTCGAGGCCGTGAGCACCTGCGCGGGGTTCGCCAGCGCCACCATCTGGTTTCTCTGGCGCTCGCCCTTGGTGGCGTCGAGCATTCTCTCGAGGAAGAACTGAAGGGAGGGCGTCAACATGCTGACCAGGCGCAGCAACCGCGGGGGAATCCCGCCCTTCCAGGCGCCCTTCACGATGATCATTTCGCTTGGGCTGGCGCTTATGGGCAGCCGGGCCGCCATATAGCAGCGTCCTCGCGCCTTGGCGGCAGGGGCAAAGTCCTCCACACGGCGGTCGCGGACGTTGAACGCGACGGGGCACCCTTGCAGCTCGCACTGCCTCTGGACCAGCCAGACGCCGGTGCTGCCCGTTCCAAGGTCATCGCCCGAGCGGGAATCGCCGCAGACCGTCCAGTCTCGCTCCGTGGCGTAGGTAAAGTAGACGCTCACGTCTCCGAGGGCAGCCGCAATCGTGTCCCCTACGGAGCGGAGTCCTTCTTTGGTCGCTTCCGCCCGACGGGCCATTTCCGCGACGCGCCGCAACGCGTTGAACTCGTCTCGCAATATCTGCTCCCCGTGGCTGAGGGTTGCTCTGTAGAAGGTTCGGATACTCGACGTTGTTCCTGAATACGTGCAGGGGTCGCTGGCGGGAACAGTTGATGGGAGGTGTCGTCTTGCCCGCTCTATGCCGCTCGCCGGGCAGACTCGTAGAGCACGGTTCTATCGCCGCCCTGGCATTTTGCCTGGTAGAGGGCTTCGTCGGCCTCCCTCACCAGCGCCGCCGCCTCCTGCGGTTTTTCCCCATCGATGGCTGTGACTCCTATGCTCACCCGCAACTTTGTCTCGCAGTCGGCCGCAATCGAGAATAGACGCCCGGCGACCTCCGAGCGAAAGCGCTCGCCGAACCGCTTCGCCGCCGCGAGGCCCGTCTCCGGCAGCACGAAGAGGAACTCGTCGCCGCCGTAGCGCCCGACCATGTCGCCGCGACGGCAGGTGCGGCGCGCAAGGTCGGCGAGCTGGACGAGCGCTTCGTCACCGGCCTTGTGTCCGTAGGTGTCGTTCACGTCCTTGAAGCGATCGATATCCGCTATCGCCAGGCTCAGGCTGGTGCCGTGCCGGGCGGCGCGCGCGCATTCGCCGCCGACCACCTCGTCGATGTAGCGGCGGTTCGGGATCCCCGTGAGCGGATCGGTCCGCGCCAGGCGGTGCTGTATCTCCATGCTCGACTGAAGGCGCTGGGAGTAGGCCTTTAGCTGCTTCTCTGATTCGCCGAGGGCCTTGTACATCCGCACCGCTTTCAGCGCGACGGAGAGCTGCGCGGCGAACCCCTCGAGCACGCGCACCTCCTGCGGGTTGAAGCTCCGCGGGTGCTGGCTCCCCACGCGCAGCGTCCCCAGGAACTCGTCCCCAAAGACAAGAGGGAATTGCCCGGCGGAAAAGATGTGGGCGTTCCTGAAAAAGGCGCGCTCCTCCGGTCGCAACCGGCTATCGCTTTGAATATCGCTGATGAAAAGGGGTTTGCGCGTGCGCATGGCCGCCTGCATGAGCTCGTCGGAGTATGTCATGCTGAAGACCTGCCCCTTCCAGAGCGCGCCCAGAGAGCTGCGCGTTTGCAGGGCCTTGTTAAGAGCGCTTATGCCGATCCGCTTCGAAGCGTCGTCATAGACATCGATCGAGACCAGGGGATAACCGGTTGATGAGGATACGGCCGTCGCCAGATCGCTCAGGACCGATTCCATCTGCTCTGCCTGGATCAGCAGCTCCCCCGCATTGGCAAGGGCAGTCATCTGCTCTTTCTGACGCGCCACCCTCCAGGCGCTCAACTGCTGCTCGAGAAGAAGCGCCAGAGAGGGGAAGGCGGCATCGACGAACGCGGAGAGCGCCCGCGTAAGCTCCCCCTCCCGCTTCGCCTTCACGAGCAGCATCTGTCCGGAGGCGGAGTCAGTCGAAAGCGGGAACGCAGCGTATATGCGCCCCTTTGCCTTGCGGTAGGGCGTAATCGCCTCTACTCTGCTGCCGCGCATCTCGAAGGTCACGGGGCCGGACACGAGTTGCATCTGGTGGTCCAGAAGCCAGATCCCCATCTGCCCGGTGCCCACACTGTCGGGCCCGCTGGAGTCTCCAACGCAGAGGAACTCGGAGTCCTGGGCGTAAGCAAGGAAGACGCGGTCCAGCCCGGTAACGTCCCGGATTATATCCAGTGCCTGCACCAACTTCCGCTGGCTGGGTCCCGGGGCCGCCACGATCTGCGCCAGCGCACCCAGCGCCTCTATCTTTCCTCCTACCATAGGCCTAAGGTTTCCCCCATATCTCCTATCTAAGGTTCGGCAGTCGTCGCCGTTTCATGAGATGGATTAGATGGCCGCAGCCGTTTTGTTTAATTGAATCGCTGACCTGCTGATGATAAATTGATACCAGGGGTCGTTTTCGGGCCTCGTCTTTTCTCAAATGGCAGACCAAACCTACCGGCGGACTGTGCTGGACAACGGCCTTCGTGTCCTTACTGCTCCCATGCCTCAGACGCGCTCCGTGAGCGTCAACATCTATGTGGGCGCCGGCTCCCGCTACGAAAGCCCGCCTGAGGCCGGCCTGTCGCATTTCACGGAGCACCTGTGCTTCAAGGGGACGCAAAGGAGGCCCAGCAGCCGCCTGATTTCGGAGGCCATCGACAACGTGGGAGGAGTCCTGAACGCGGCGACCGACCGCGAGCTCACCGTCTACTACGGCAAGGTAGCGTCGCCGCACCTCGAGCTGCTTACCGACGTTCTGACCGACATGCTCCGCTTCTCGCTCTTCGAGCCCTCAGAAATCGAGAAGGAGCGAAAGGTCATCCTCGAAGAGCTGGCGATGGTCGCCGACTCGCCGGCGCAACTCGTCGACGTACTCATCGACCGGACGCTCTGGCCCGACCAGCCGCTGGGTTGGGACGTCGCGGGTACCCGTGAGACCGTCTCCGCCATCAGCCGCGACCAGCTCATCTCCTACGTGGGGCGCCAGTACGTCCCCAACAACACAGTGGTGGCGATCGCGGGGAACATGGTCGAGGAGGAGGCGCTCGAAATCGTTGAGCGGCTTACGAGGGACTGGGAGCCCAAAGCGTTCCTGCCCTGGTCCCCGGCGATGGACAGCCAGAATGAGCCGAAAGCAGCCGTGATGCGCAAGAAGACCGAGCAGGCGCACCTGTCGCTGGCGACCCACGGCCCGCATCTCGAGCACCCCGACCGCTACGTCTTCGATCTGCTCAGCGCCGTCCTCGGCGAAGGGATGAGCAGCCGCCTGTTCGTGGAGCTGCGCGAGAAAATGGCCATCTGCTACGACGTCCACAGCTACACCAACCATTTTCTCGACACCGGTTCCTTCGTCATCTACATCGCCGTCGAGCCGATCGATGTCATCCGCGCGCTCGACGCGCTGATGAGGGAGGTGAACCGTATCCGCGAAGGGGTCGACGAGGAGGAGTTGCGGAAGGCGAAAGAGATGTCGAAGGGGCGATTACTCTTGCGGATGGAGGACACCCGCAACGTCGCCGGCTGGATCGGCGCGCAGGAGCTGCTGCTGGGGCGTGTACGTTCGGTCGACGACGTGATGGCGGCGATAGAGGCGGTGACAACCGAAGACGTCGCGCGGGTGGCCAGCAGCGTCTTCGTCGAGAAAGGGCTAAACCTCGCTGTTGTGGGGCCGTTCCGCAGCGAGCGCCGCTTCCTCCCCCTACTCAAGCTCTAACCGACGCCGCAGACTTGCGATCACTTCCTGTTCTGCTAATAAGGAAGGGGGCCGTTTCCGGCCCCTTCCACTTTCTTTTTCTTTCGGACTAGTACTCCGGCGGCGGCGGCATCGGCGCGGCCGACGGCGGCTCCGGGATGTCCGACACGAGCGATTCCGTGGTCAGCACCATGGCGCCGATAGACGCCGCGTTCTCCAGCGCCGAACGCACCACCTTCACGGGGTCGACGATGCCCCGCTCGAACATGTTTACGTACTCGCCGGTCGTGGCGTCATAGCCGATGTTCGTGTCGTTCAGGCGGCGCACCGCCTCCACCACCACCGACCCTTCCTCTCCGGCGTTCTCGGCGATGAGGCTCATCGGCGTCTCCACCGCCTTGAGCAGGATGCCGGCGCCCGTGCGTTCGTCGCCTTCGAGCTCCTCCTGGAGCTTCTCCAGCGCCTGCTGCGTCCGCAGCAGAGCGGCGCCCCCGCCGATCACGATCCCCTCTTCGACGGCGGCGCGGGTGGCGGAGAGCGCGTCTTCGACACGCAGCTTCTTCTCTTTAAGCTCCACTTCGGTGGCGGCGCCCACCTTGATGACGGCGACGCCGCCCGCGAGCTTGGCCAGCCGCTCCTGCAGCTTTTCGCGGTCGAACTCGGACGACGTCTCGTCGATCTGCGCCTTTATCTGCTTTATGCGGGCCTGGATCGCCTCGTCGCTGCCGTGGCCTTCGATGATTGTCGTGTCCTCTTTGTTGGCGACGACCCGGCGGGCGCGTCCGAGGTCGGCTACCTGCGCGTTTTCCAGTTTGCGGCCCATCTCTTCGGTTATGAAGGTGCCGCCGGTGAGGATGGCGATGTCTTCGAGGATCGCCTTGCGGCGCTCACCGAACGCCGGCGCCTTCACCACCAGGGCGTTGATGGTCCCGCGCAGCTTGTTCACGACCAGCGTCGCCAGCGCCTCGCCGTCGCAGTCGTCGCAAATGATCACGAGGTTCTTCGTGACCTGCAACGTCTTCTCGAGGATGGGAAGGATATCGGCGACGGCGGAAATCTTCTTGTCAGTGACGAGGATGTAGGGGTCGTCGAGCACCGCTTCCATGCGCTCGGGGTTTGTGACGAAGTAGGGGGAGACGTAGCCGCGGTCGAGCTGCATTCCGTCGACGAACTCGGTCTCCATCTTGAGACCCTTCGATTCCTCGACGGTTATCACGCCGTCCTTCCCCACTTTCTCCATGACATCGGCGATGAGGTTGCCCACCTCCGTGTCGATGGCGGCGATGGACGCCACCTGGCCGATCTGCTCTTTGCCCGCCACCGGCTGGGCCATGTCGCGCAGCGCCTCGATGGCCGTGTCGACGGCTTTCTCCAGGCCCCGCTTGAGGGACATGGGGTTGGCGCCGGCGGCGACGTTCTTCAGCCCCTCGCGCACTATCGCCTGGGCGAGGACGGTGGCGGTCGTCGTGCCGTCGCCGGCAACGTCGTTGGTCTTCGTGGCCACCTCCCTCGCGAGCTGGGCGCCCATGTTGTTGAACGGTTCCTTAAGCTCGATCTCCTTGGCGATGGTGACGCCGTCATTGGCGACCACAGGGGGACCGAACTTCTTGGAGAGGACTACCGTTCGGCCGCGGGGGCCAAGGGTCACCTTCAGCGCTTCGGCGAGGACATCCACGCCTTCCTTCAGGGCCCGTCTGGCCTCTTCATCAAACACCAGTTGTTTGGCCATAGAAAACTCCTTTACGGTTCAAGACGCCCACTTCACGGCATGCGACCGGAGGTGAGCTTGAAAGATTACTTGATTTCTACCTTGCAGAGCACGTCCTTCTCCGAGAGGACGATGTACTCCTCCTGCTCGATCTTCACTTCCTGTCCCGTGTACTTGGCATAGAGGATGCGATCGCCGACCTTGAGGTCCATGGGGATGCGCTTGCCGTCCTCATCCAGCCGGCCTGGGCCGACGGCGATTATCTCGCCTTGCTGCGGCTTCTCTTTCGCAGTGTCGGGAATGACGATACCACTGGCAAGCACTTCTTCCTGGACAACCGGCTTGATCACGATCTTGTCTGCCAGAGGAACGAGCTTCGTAGCCAACCTTTTACCCTCCTTTGCCTGGATTTTTCTTTGAGACAAGATTTCCCGATTTGTGACCGGGGACGCAGGTTAGCACTCTCGAGGGGAGAGTGCTAATCCACTAGCAATCATAGCGTACATGTCATCGGGATGCAACAGGTGCGCGAAAAAACCCAGCGCCTGGTGGCGCGCTACCCTCGACCGGCGCGCCGCCGCGGCCGCTGCGATGACGCCCCCACACCCGAGGGGATGATTTGGGGCCTAAAAGTAAGACTGCTTCCCGTTCTTAATTGAGTGATTTTTTCGAGATTAGCGCTTTTGTAGTTGATTTTCGCCCTTCGGTGGCCTATACTTTTCGCCGGTGGCCACGCCGGGCGTGTTGCTAGCGGGCCCGGCCCGTACCTCATCCGTGGCGACAGGGAGGTTCTTACGTTGGCTCTACAAGACAAGACCCTAATGTGTAGGGACTGTGGCGAGCAGTTCGTGTTCACTGCAGGGGAGCAGGGGTTCTATCTGGAAAAGGGGCTCTTGAACGACCCACAGAGATGCCCCATGTGTCGGGCCGCGCGGCGCCGCGAAAGGACCGACCAGCGAAAGATGACGACCGTCGTGTGCGCCACCTGCGGCGCGGAGACTTCGGTCCCCTTCGTCCCCCGGCTTGACCGGCCTGTCTACTGCAACAGTTGCTTTGAAAAAGTGAGGTCGGCGGCCGCGCAAACGTAATCACACCACTCGCTTCGCACACTAGAGAGGGCCCTGCCGGCCCTCTCTTTGCTTCCGTCACTCCCGCCCCTCCTCGCGCACGTGGTGACCTTCCAGCCACGCTTCGCCGCCCTCCCACGTCTCCTTCTTCCAGATGGGCACGGTCTCCTTTAGCCGTTCGATCGCGTGGCGGCAGGCCTCGAACGCCTCCGCGCGATGCGGGCTCGCGACCGCAATCACCACGCTTGTCTCGCCGACGGTGAGCTTTCCCAGCCGGTGGCGCATCGCCACCTTCGCGTCCGGCCAGCGGGCGACGATCTCGTCCCCGATCTGTCGCATCGCCTTTTCCGCCATCGACGCGTAGGCGTCATACTCGAGCTGAAGCACCCTGCGGCCCTCGTTTTCGCCCCGGACCGTGCCGCAGAACAGCACCACCGCGCCGTCGCTGTCCGTCCGCACCGCCTCCAGGACGGGGGTGACCTCGAGCGGGTCATGCGTCACTTCGAACATCTGCTCCCCGCCGCTGATGGGGGGGATTAGCGCGACCTCATCCCCCTCGCTCAGCCGGTAGTCCAGCGGCCGGAACTCCTCGTTGACGGCGTAGGCGAGGGCGGGCAGAAACGGCGCCAGCCGGGGAAAGCGCTCCTCCACCACCCTCTTGAGGTCGCCGATGGTGGCGCCGTCGCTCAGGTCGACCGTCACCTCTCGCTGCCCGACGGCTTCCCTCAGCCCCGCGAAGAGCCTTACTCGTACCTTCACAAGACCTCCACATTCTCGCTTCATTTCAGTATACGATACCGCCGCCGCCCGCACATCCATGCCGATTCGCGGGCGGAAGGTGAACCGGCAGGGCCGCGGCGCAAACCGGCGAATGACGGAGCGGCAACGATGATATATAATGGGCCGCGATTAATTAGGAAGATGAAGGTCGGGCCCGCCCTCAGGAGAATCGGCGAGACGGCCCTGGACGCCGTTCTTCCTCCCCGCTGCGTCGGCTGCGGGCGCTTCGGCAGCTTTCTCTGTGACCGGTGCGAGTCGGGCCTCATTCCCGCCGGCCCGCCACGCTGCGAGATCTGCTGGCAACCCGTCGTTCATCCGCCGACATGCGCGCGCTGTCGCACACAGCGCCCCGCTTTCGAGGGACTGCGCGCGGCCTACGTCTTCGAGGGGGTAGCGCGGGAACTCGTCCATGCGCTGAAGTACAGGCAGCAGAGGGCCCTTGCCGCGCCTGCCGCCGCGCTCCTCGCGCGACACCTGGAAAAACACCCCGTTCCCTTCGACATCGTCGTCCCTGTCCCGTTGCACCCGCATCGCGAGCGGACGCGAGGGTACAACCAGTCGGCCCTGATCGCGCGCGGCCTGGCGCGAAAACTTGACGTCCCGGTGGCAGAGAAGGCGCTCGTGCGACAGCGGAACACGCGGTCGCAGGCAGAGAGGCCGAGCGCCGAGGAGAGAAGGGCCAACGTCGCGGGCGCGTTCGCCTACGGAGGGTCGCCGCTCGCGGGCAGGGCGCTCTTGGTGGACGACGTCTCCACCACCGGCGCCACGCTCGATTCTTGCGCCCGCGTGCTTCGGGAAAACGGCGCCGCGTCTGTCTGGGCGCTCACCTTTGCACGAGAGGACTGAAACGCGCATATTACCCTTGCGTTTCTTGTCTGGGAGCGACACATGTCTCTGGCCAAACTGCTAGTCTTCTACGGCGGCATCTCCGGCAGCCCCGTGGAAGAAATGCTCGCCGAAGCGCTGGCGGAAGACGTCCTCGACTCGCTGGAGAAGATCGTCGGTTCCGGCGTGGTGGAAGGCGCCGTCCTCGTCACCGACCGCAAAGAGATGACGCAGCGCTGCCCACCGGACATCGAGGTCGACGTCGACCAGGGGCCTTTTCACTTCGGGAAGCGCCTCGCCGAGGTGGTCCGCCGTCACAAGCTCGAACGCGTCATATACCTCGGCGCCGGCTGCGCTCCCCTCATGCAGCACGAC
This region includes:
- the groES gene encoding co-chaperone GroES; translation: MATKLVPLADKIVIKPVVQEEVLASGIVIPDTAKEKPQQGEIIAVGPGRLDEDGKRIPMDLKVGDRILYAKYTGQEVKIEQEEYIVLSEKDVLCKVEIK
- the groL gene encoding chaperonin GroEL (60 kDa chaperone family; promotes refolding of misfolded polypeptides especially under stressful conditions; forms two stacked rings of heptamers to form a barrel-shaped 14mer; ends can be capped by GroES; misfolded proteins enter the barrel where they are refolded when GroES binds), with translation MAKQLVFDEEARRALKEGVDVLAEALKVTLGPRGRTVVLSKKFGPPVVANDGVTIAKEIELKEPFNNMGAQLAREVATKTNDVAGDGTTTATVLAQAIVREGLKNVAAGANPMSLKRGLEKAVDTAIEALRDMAQPVAGKEQIGQVASIAAIDTEVGNLIADVMEKVGKDGVITVEESKGLKMETEFVDGMQLDRGYVSPYFVTNPERMEAVLDDPYILVTDKKISAVADILPILEKTLQVTKNLVIICDDCDGEALATLVVNKLRGTINALVVKAPAFGERRKAILEDIAILTGGTFITEEMGRKLENAQVADLGRARRVVANKEDTTIIEGHGSDEAIQARIKQIKAQIDETSSEFDREKLQERLAKLAGGVAVIKVGAATEVELKEKKLRVEDALSATRAAVEEGIVIGGGAALLRTQQALEKLQEELEGDERTGAGILLKAVETPMSLIAENAGEEGSVVVEAVRRLNDTNIGYDATTGEYVNMFERGIVDPVKVVRSALENAASIGAMVLTTESLVSDIPEPPSAAPMPPPPEY
- a CDS encoding molybdenum cofactor biosynthesis protein MoaE; protein product: MKVRVRLFAGLREAVGQREVTVDLSDGATIGDLKRVVEERFPRLAPFLPALAYAVNEEFRPLDYRLSEGDEVALIPPISGGEQMFEVTHDPLEVTPVLEAVRTDSDGAVVLFCGTVRGENEGRRVLQLEYDAYASMAEKAMRQIGDEIVARWPDAKVAMRHRLGKLTVGETSVVIAVASPHRAEAFEACRHAIERLKETVPIWKKETWEGGEAWLEGHHVREEGRE
- a CDS encoding ComF family protein translates to MKVGPALRRIGETALDAVLPPRCVGCGRFGSFLCDRCESGLIPAGPPRCEICWQPVVHPPTCARCRTQRPAFEGLRAAYVFEGVARELVHALKYRQQRALAAPAAALLARHLEKHPVPFDIVVPVPLHPHRERTRGYNQSALIARGLARKLDVPVAEKALVRQRNTRSQAERPSAEERRANVAGAFAYGGSPLAGRALLVDDVSTTGATLDSCARVLRENGAASVWALTFARED
- a CDS encoding sensor domain-containing diguanylate cyclase, which translates into the protein MVGGKIEALGALAQIVAAPGPSQRKLVQALDIIRDVTGLDRVFLAYAQDSEFLCVGDSSGPDSVGTGQMGIWLLDHQMQLVSGPVTFEMRGSRVEAITPYRKAKGRIYAAFPLSTDSASGQMLLVKAKREGELTRALSAFVDAAFPSLALLLEQQLSAWRVARQKEQMTALANAGELLIQAEQMESVLSDLATAVSSSTGYPLVSIDVYDDASKRIGISALNKALQTRSSLGALWKGQVFSMTYSDELMQAAMRTRKPLFISDIQSDSRLRPEERAFFRNAHIFSAGQFPLVFGDEFLGTLRVGSQHPRSFNPQEVRVLEGFAAQLSVALKAVRMYKALGESEKQLKAYSQRLQSSMEIQHRLARTDPLTGIPNRRYIDEVVGGECARAARHGTSLSLAIADIDRFKDVNDTYGHKAGDEALVQLADLARRTCRRGDMVGRYGGDEFLFVLPETGLAAAKRFGERFRSEVAGRLFSIAADCETKLRVSIGVTAIDGEKPQEAAALVREADEALYQAKCQGGDRTVLYESARRAA
- a CDS encoding zinc-ribbon domain containing protein → MALQDKTLMCRDCGEQFVFTAGEQGFYLEKGLLNDPQRCPMCRAARRRERTDQRKMTTVVCATCGAETSVPFVPRLDRPVYCNSCFEKVRSAAAQT
- a CDS encoding pitrilysin family protein; amino-acid sequence: MADQTYRRTVLDNGLRVLTAPMPQTRSVSVNIYVGAGSRYESPPEAGLSHFTEHLCFKGTQRRPSSRLISEAIDNVGGVLNAATDRELTVYYGKVASPHLELLTDVLTDMLRFSLFEPSEIEKERKVILEELAMVADSPAQLVDVLIDRTLWPDQPLGWDVAGTRETVSAISRDQLISYVGRQYVPNNTVVAIAGNMVEEEALEIVERLTRDWEPKAFLPWSPAMDSQNEPKAAVMRKKTEQAHLSLATHGPHLEHPDRYVFDLLSAVLGEGMSSRLFVELREKMAICYDVHSYTNHFLDTGSFVIYIAVEPIDVIRALDALMREVNRIREGVDEEELRKAKEMSKGRLLLRMEDTRNVAGWIGAQELLLGRVRSVDDVMAAIEAVTTEDVARVASSVFVEKGLNLAVVGPFRSERRFLPLLKL
- a CDS encoding sensor domain-containing diguanylate cyclase, which translates into the protein MRDEFNALRRVAEMARRAEATKEGLRSVGDTIAAALGDVSVYFTYATERDWTVCGDSRSGDDLGTGSTGVWLVQRQCELQGCPVAFNVRDRRVEDFAPAAKARGRCYMAARLPISASPSEMIIVKGAWKGGIPPRLLRLVSMLTPSLQFFLERMLDATKGERQRNQMVALANPAQVLTASKDTDATLEKVATAVAESLDYELVSLDLWDETTQKLTTRVINGTRWEESSLYAEWREMLESVPDWPALESISTRQPVLMPDAQHDERVHEAGRRFWQFLMVVSTARFPLIFNDEVLGTLGLASFRPRSFPKEEVQFLQSVATQAATALKAMQMYKKLADSEEQLRLYAEQLQASVEIQHRLARTDALTGIPNRRYAEEVMDAEIARALRSGTPLSIVMADVDGLKRVNDEYGHQAGDDVLIRLAHLARTSCRRGDTVARFGGDEFLFVLAGADLRDAERFGERFRLKVERQPIPLKGQTSVRVRVSAGAAQFANSTSQGPSDLIALADSALYAAKSAGGNTTRALPVGERVA